From the genome of Synergistota bacterium:
TATGTCCCCCGGAGAGAGGGCGTGGAGGCTTACCAAGGCCATGCTTCCAACGGTATTGCTAATTCTCTCCGTGCTCGGAACCATCTTTTTTGGAGTGGCTCCTCCTACTGAGGCAGCTGCGATGGGAAGCCTCGCTGCCGTTATTCTTACCATGGCTTATAGGAAATTTAACTGGGATCTCGTTAAGCAGGCTGGTATTCAAACGCTGAGAGTTAGCGCATTTGTGGTGCTTATAGCAGGTGCTTGCTATGCGTTCGTAGGGGTATTTATGAACGCGGGTGGTGGTGATGTCGTAGCAAGACTCATAATGTCGGTGCCGGGGGGAAGATGGGGAGCTTTCTTCGTAATCATGCTTATAGTGTTCTTGCTTGGTATGTTCATAGAGTGGATTGGAATAGTATTCATCATCGTGCCGATTTTCACGCCTATCATATCCGCTTTGGGTTTCGATCCCTTATGGGCTGGAATGATGATCTGTATAAACTTACAGATGGCTTTTCAGACGCCACCAATGGCGATGTCTATCTTTGTGCTTAAGGGAACTGCTCCACCTGAACTCGGCATCAGCATGAGCGATATTATAAGAGGGGTTATACCCTTTATCCTGATAATAATGGGATGTTTGGTTCTTTTCAGTATCTTCCCTCAACTGATACTGTGGCTACCGAGTCATATGAGGTAAAAAACTTCTAAGATGGAGAAAGGGAGGAGCTTCTTCAAGAAGCTCCTCCCTTTTTACCTTTCTAAGCTATGGCGGAGAGGGTGGGACTCGAACCCACATCGCCCTTGCGAGGGCTTACCGGATTTCAAGTCCGGCTCCTTAGCCAATTCGGACACCTCTCCACCCTATACTAAATTATACCAGATAAGTGTGATATAATAAAGACGGATTTAAAAATTTAAAAGGCGGGAGGGAAGAAAATGAACTGGAGTGCTAAGCTGTCCACGATAGGTAAGGGACTCAGGCCGTCCCCTATACGAGAACTCCTTTCCATAGCCAAGAGGCCTGGTGTTATCTCGCTCGCAGGGGGGCTTCCAGCACCTGAGATATTTCCTGGAGATAAGTTCGCTGAGATTGCTCCCATGGTAGATGAGTATGCTAATACGGCATTGCAGTATGGGAGAACGGAGGGACTTGATGATCTCAGAACCTTTCTCGTAGATTGGTTCAATAAGAGGCACGGTCTGGGCATAGATGTTGATAACATTGTGATAGTAAACGGCTCTCAACAGGCAATGGATGTAATAGGTAAGGTCTTTCTGGATCACGGAGATTTGGTTTTCGTTGAGGCTCCTACCTATGTTGGTACCATCGTTGCCTTAAGAAACTGTGGCGCTCAGTTTTTCGGAATTCCCATGGACGAGGAAGGGCTTATCGTTGATGCCCTTGAAGAAGAGATAAAGAGGAGACAGAAGGAGAGCCTGCCTATGCCTAAGTTCGTTTACGTTATTCCTAACTTTCAGAATCCGTCGGGCAGGGTTATGTCCCTTGATAGAAGGAAGAAGCTTTATGAGCTTGCTGAAAAATACGATCTTATCATAGTTGAAGATGATGCTTATGGGGAGATCTATTTTGATGAGAAACCCCCGGTTCTGATAAAGAGTATGGATTCCTCGGGCAGGGTTATATATTGCGGAACCTTCTCAAAGATACTTGCTCCGGGAACGAGGGTAGGTTGGATAATAGCAGATAGGGAGATAATCAGAAAGTTCGTTTATGCTAAGCAAGGAATGGATCTATCAACCAGCATATTGGCTCAGTTTTTCATAGCTGAATTCTGTAAGAGAGGCTGGCTTGAACCACAGATAGAGCTTATAAGAAAGTATTATAAGGAGAAAAGAGACATTATGGCAGAAGCTCTGAAAGAATATCTGCCTGATAATGCTGAGTTTGTAAAGCCTGGAGGTGGCTTCTTCTATTGGGTTAGGGTCGAAGGCATCAATACTACTGAGATGTTTAAAACAGCTGTAGAGAAATATAATGTAGCTTATGTTATGGGAAGTGCGTTTTACCCTGATGGTGATAGACATGATGAAATGAGAGTGAACTTTACCTATCCATCTAAGGAAAATCTTAAAGAAGGGGCGAAAAGGCTGAGCGAAGCCATTAAGGAATTTTCAGGAGATTAAGAGAGAAACGCAGGTTATCAAAGTGCACTATTGAGAAGTTGTCCCAGAAAACGCAGGTTCCCAAGAGGATAAACTCCCCCTTCCCATGTTTACGATAGGCCCCAAGCGCTTGGGAGGGGGGAGTTGATGTCTTCTCACTATATATAAAGACAATCGCATCTTTATCTGCTGTCTTTATAGGAGCACAGCACGGTAAAACTATCTTGCTAACATTCTGAGAAAATCGGTCTATCTTCGTGGTTGTTATAAGAAGGGGGTCGCCGTTTAAACAATTCTTTTCGTCTTTTACGCTTGAGGGGAGCATTTTTATGCCAAAGGGTTCAGCAAGCTCGTTCAGGAGAGAGGCTACACCATCTTCATCCATATAGTATCCCAGTGCTATTACTCTCTTTCCGCTTTCAACAAACGATACTACGCTTTCTATTTCCTTTGAACTGAATGGCTTCTCGGGATAGTTAAATACCATTACGTCGCAGTCCCACCCCTCCTCGATCGAGTTTAATAGCTTATAATTTACTTTGCTTTTGAGTATTGAGAAATAATAGTGATCCTCAATGGTAAACTCCTGGTGTGAAACGCTCCAGCCTATCAAGAACATTCACCCCCCTTTAGCCTTTGCCAGGTCATATTATACCATCTTCTCAAAATGAGGATAGTATAGTAAAATCTATCTGTGTTGATTAAAAGATATTAGGGGAGGGATTGAGATTGATTGAAAGACTTGCTTTTGAAGTAAAGAGGGAGACCAACATACCGATTTTCGCGAGGGATGTGGAAAGGGTTTTATCAGTACTGATGGTAAACGGTGATTTCTGGGAGATAGTTAGATATTCGATGGTTCCCCTCCCAGCGGTTGCTTCCTTGATAAAGCTCCTTAATAGAGAAGGCTGGGTAGCGTATGAGGGGGAAAACATAGTATTAACTGAAAAGGGTAAAAAGGAGAGCGAGGCGCTCGGTATAGCGCCTTATAGGTCCCACAAGTGTGATAAGTGCTTTGGGAGAACCGTTCTTCTTAACGAGTTTGAGGAAGTCTATCGTGAATTCCTGAAGATTCAGGAAGAAAGGCCCTCAGCGCTTCATCGCTACGATCAGGGGTATGTCACGCCTGAGACCACACTGGCGAGGGTGGTTTTTGCTGATTCAAGAGGGGACCTTAGAAATAGGGAGATAATCGTTCTTGGAGATGACGATCTCGTTGGAATAGCGCTTGCTCTAACGGGACTACCCAAGAGGGTTGTCGTAATTGATATAGATAGAAGAATACTCGACTTTGAGAAAAAGGTAAAGGAGGAGAAAAGCCTCGATCTGCTCGAGGTCATGAGGGTAGATCTGCGTGAGCCACTTTCGGAAGATCTTCTTGGTAAGTTCGATGTCTTCTTTACCGATCCCACGGAGACGCTTGCGGGATTCAGAGCCTTTGCCTGCCGTGGCGTGGCTACCCTTAAAGGGCCCGGGTGTGCTGGATATGTGGGGCTTACCCATATAGAGACCTCTTTGACCAAGTGGAGGGAGATACAGCGCTTCATAGTCGAGACTGGGCTTGTTATAACTGACATAATAAACGAGTTTAACGAGTATATAAACTGGCCCTACTTTAAAGACATGCGTGGTTGGGAGCTTAATCCGGTTAAAAACATGCCTAAGGGGATTTGGTATGTGTCTGCGCTTTATAGATTAGAAACTTTAGAGGGATTTCAGAGATGGAATGAGCCCCTTCCGGAGGATATATATGAGGATGAGGAAAGCTCAACTGTTTAGAGAGGTGATTTTTAAAACTTGAGCAGGATTGTTGGGATTGATCTTGGAACTACCTATTCAGCCATTGCCGTTATGGAGGGAGACAAACCGGAGATAATTCCTAATAGAAGGGGGAAAAGGGTAACTCCTTCGGTTGTTGCTTTTTCTAAAAATGGTGAGATTCTCGTGGGGGAACCCGCTAAAAATCAGGCTATATTGAATCCTGAAAGAACGATTCTTTCAATAAAGAGGCGTATGGGAACTGATTATGTCTTAGAGATTGATGGTGTAGCTTATAGACCTCAGGATATTTCTGCGCTCATATTGAAGAAGCTCAAAGAGGATGCAGAGGAGTTTTTGAATGACAGCGTTGAGGAGGCGGTAATCACCGTCCCTGCCTACTTTAGTGATGCTCAGCGTCAGGCAACTAAGGAAGCGGGTGAGATAGCAGGGCTCAAGGTTTTGAGAATAATAAACGAACCTACTGCTGCTGCTTTGGCTTATGGCTTGGGAAGGGAAAGCGGTGATAGAGAAAAAAAGGTTCTTGTCTTTGATCTTGGTGGCGGGACCTTTGATGTCTCCATTCTCGAGATAGCGGAAGGTGTTTTCGAGGTTAAAGCTACCTCGGGGATAAATCGTCTCGGTGGGGATGACTTTGATGAGAGAATAATGGGCTATCTTATAGACAGGTTTAAAGAGGAAACGGGCATAGATCTCTCAGAAGATAGAATGGCTCTTCAAAAGCTTAAGGAGGAATCGGAGAAGGCGAAGATAGAGCTGTCCGAAGTTTATGAGACCGAGATAAACATTCCATTTATTGCAGCTGATGAAAATGGGCCCAAGCACCTCCAAATTTCTTTAACGAGAGATCTATTTGAGGAGCTTGTCAAAGATCTCGTTGACAAGCTTGAGGGTCCCGTGCTTCAGGCTCTCGAGGATGCAGGGCTTTCGCCGGGTGAGATAGATGACGTTCTTCTGGTTGGGGGGTCAACTCGAATTCCTCTTGTTCAAAGGAAGATAAGAGAGATAGTAGGTAAAGATCCCTTACGAGGGGTAAATCCAGACGAGTGCGTAGCTCTTGGCGCGGCGATACAGGCTGCCATGGTTAAGGGAGAGGTAAAGGGCATAGTGCTTGTAGATGTTACGCCTCTTTCGCTTGGTGTTGAAACGGTGGGGGGGATCTTCACGAAAATTATAGAGAGAAATACCCCCATCCCGACCTCTGCTTCCAGAATATTCACGACAATAGCGGATAATCAAACCACCGTTGAAATTCACGTTCTTCAAGGAGAGCGCCCGCTCGCCAAAGATAATATATCCTTAGGGAAGTTTCAGCTTACTGGCATAAGACCTGCTCCGAGGGGAGTTCCAAGAATAGAAGTGACTTTTTCTATAGATGTCAATGGAATAGTTCATGTCAGGGCTCGAGACCTTGATACTGGAAAGGAACAAAAAGTTGAGATAAAGGGTGCTAAAGCTCTCTCAGAGAAGGAAATAGAGCGCCTTTTAAGAGAGGCGGAGAAGGAAAGGGAAAAGGACGAAAGGAAGCTAAAGGAGCGTGATTTGAGAAATAGAATAGAGAATATGATCTATCTTCTTAAAAGGAAGGTAGGCTCTCTTGAGAAAGAAGAAGCTGAAAGAGTGAATGAAACTCTTAAGGAGGTTAAAAAGAGAGTCGAATCTGCTTCTCTTGAAGAGCTTGAGGATCTTTCAAAGCTTCTTGAGGATTTAAATAGGGAGCTGATCGAATAGTGCAGATTGAAGACTTAACTCCTTACTATAAGGCACTTGGCTTGCGCGTAGGTGCTTCGCTTGATGAAGTAAAAAGAGCCTTTAGAAGGCTCGCTCTGAGATATCATCCGGATATAGCTGGTGAGGAATTACATGAGAAGTATGAGGAGATTGTGAAAGCCTATCACTTTCTAACTCGAAAGGTTTCTCTGAGGAGACCCAAGGTTGAAAAAAACGAGAAAAAGAAAAAGCTATCAAGACAGGCTAAGGAAATATTGTGTAGACTGGAAAAACGGGTAAAGCGGAGGGAGTGGAGGATTCCCTTAAGCTTGCTTTTAGATAGGTTAAAAAGCGATAATATATACTTAAGAAGGGAAGTTGCCAAGCACCTTTCAATGAGAGATGAGGAGAAGGCCTTAGAGGCGCTGGTTGACCTTCTTAAGGATGATGATAACGAAATAGTAAAAATTTCTCTTAGAGCCCTTGAAAAAGCGCGCTTTAAGCCTGCTTTAAGTAGAGTAAGGGATCTCATTGTCGATGGGAAAGGTCCTGAAATTCGATGGATGGCGGTTGAAGCTCTGGTTAGAATAGGAGGTGAGGAGGTCCTAAATCTGCTTCTTCCTTTACTCAAACATCCGGTGACGGAGGTGAGGTTAGTCGCGGTAAGGGCATTAGGTCTTCTTGGGGATAGAAGAGCTGCTTGCTCGCTTACTTCTCTACTTTATGTGGAGCAAGATGCTCAAGTGAGAACTTGGATCAAGAGAATTCTTGAAAACTGGCGACTTAAGTAATGAGGGATTGCGTATTTTGCAGGATTATAAGGGGGGAGCTTCCCAGCGAAAAGCTTTATGAGGATGGTAAGGTTGTGGTCATAAAGGATATCAATCCGCAAGCCCCTTTTCACGCTCTTGTTATACCGAAGGAGCATGTTGAAAATGTTCTTGAGGTTGAGGATGGAGCTCTCTTTTCCCACATATTCAGGGTTATAAGGCTTGTGGTGGAAAGGTATGGTCTCGCTGAAAAAGGCTTTAGGATAGTTAATAATTGTGGCTATGAAGGAGGGCAAACGGTATATCATCTTCACTTCCATATACTTGGAGGACGTCTTATGGGATGGCCCCCTGGGTAGAGGGTACTATTGAAGGGAGGGTAAATTTATGGCTGCGGAGATAGTGGTCGGCAAGAACGAGACGATAGACGATGCTCTGCGTCGCTTCAAGAAAAAGTGCCAGCGTTCTGGCATTATATCTGAGATGAAGAGACGCTCGTTCTACGAGAAGCCGAGTGAGCGCCGTAAGCGCCGTTCGTCTCGCCGCAGGAAAAAGTAGTTAAAGCTACATGCGGATGGAAGGGAATCCCCCGCAATCGGAGAAGGTTGCGGGGGATTTTAAATTTTTCTTTTTCTTAAAGAGGTGATGTGTTTGATAGGAGTAAGCGCTTGTCTTCTTGGAATACCATGTAGATATGATGGGAAGTCAAAGGTTGAAAGAAGCGTGCTACAGCTTTTTCTCAGAGGTATCGAGCTCTTTCCGGTGTGTCCCGAAAGCTGGGGAGGTCTTTCTTCCCCGCGTCCACCTGCTGAGATAGTAGGTGGGGATGGAAAAGCTGTATGGAGGGGAAATGCAAGAGTTTTAGACAGGACGGGGAAGGACCTAACAGCGTTTTTTATAAGAGGAGCTCAGCGGGTGCTTAAAGTATCAAGGGCTTTGCATGTGAGTGGCTTTATTTTGAAGGAAAGAAGCCCCTCATGTGGGGTAAATTTTATATACGATGGAACGTTTAGTGGAAAAGTAAAGAGGGGTTCTGGAGTTTTAGCATATAT
Proteins encoded in this window:
- a CDS encoding TRAP transporter large permease subunit — protein: MIEMSAELATLLMFGALLSLVLTGFPIAFVIGSLGLIFGFLLFGPDVTMHILYTRLYAMTLNYPYLAVPLFTFMGVILQYSGITEDLYKELYEALSGLRGGLAIVTIVFGTILAACLGVITASVTILSLIALSPMVKRGYDKSLAAGTVVASGTLGILIPPSIMLVVYGPQAGLSIGKMFMAAFIPGLILSASYITYVAIKTYLRPELGPPIPPEERTPMSPGERAWRLTKAMLPTVLLILSVLGTIFFGVAPPTEAAAMGSLAAVILTMAYRKFNWDLVKQAGIQTLRVSAFVVLIAGACYAFVGVFMNAGGGDVVARLIMSVPGGRWGAFFVIMLIVFLLGMFIEWIGIVFIIVPIFTPIISALGFDPLWAGMMICINLQMAFQTPPMAMSIFVLKGTAPPELGISMSDIIRGVIPFILIIMGCLVLFSIFPQLILWLPSHMR
- a CDS encoding PLP-dependent aminotransferase family protein, translated to MNWSAKLSTIGKGLRPSPIRELLSIAKRPGVISLAGGLPAPEIFPGDKFAEIAPMVDEYANTALQYGRTEGLDDLRTFLVDWFNKRHGLGIDVDNIVIVNGSQQAMDVIGKVFLDHGDLVFVEAPTYVGTIVALRNCGAQFFGIPMDEEGLIVDALEEEIKRRQKESLPMPKFVYVIPNFQNPSGRVMSLDRRKKLYELAEKYDLIIVEDDAYGEIYFDEKPPVLIKSMDSSGRVIYCGTFSKILAPGTRVGWIIADREIIRKFVYAKQGMDLSTSILAQFFIAEFCKRGWLEPQIELIRKYYKEKRDIMAEALKEYLPDNAEFVKPGGGFFYWVRVEGINTTEMFKTAVEKYNVAYVMGSAFYPDGDRHDEMRVNFTYPSKENLKEGAKRLSEAIKEFSGD
- a CDS encoding bis-aminopropyl spermidine synthase family protein, giving the protein MRLIERLAFEVKRETNIPIFARDVERVLSVLMVNGDFWEIVRYSMVPLPAVASLIKLLNREGWVAYEGENIVLTEKGKKESEALGIAPYRSHKCDKCFGRTVLLNEFEEVYREFLKIQEERPSALHRYDQGYVTPETTLARVVFADSRGDLRNREIIVLGDDDLVGIALALTGLPKRVVVIDIDRRILDFEKKVKEEKSLDLLEVMRVDLREPLSEDLLGKFDVFFTDPTETLAGFRAFACRGVATLKGPGCAGYVGLTHIETSLTKWREIQRFIVETGLVITDIINEFNEYINWPYFKDMRGWELNPVKNMPKGIWYVSALYRLETLEGFQRWNEPLPEDIYEDEESSTV
- the dnaK gene encoding molecular chaperone DnaK, whose amino-acid sequence is MSRIVGIDLGTTYSAIAVMEGDKPEIIPNRRGKRVTPSVVAFSKNGEILVGEPAKNQAILNPERTILSIKRRMGTDYVLEIDGVAYRPQDISALILKKLKEDAEEFLNDSVEEAVITVPAYFSDAQRQATKEAGEIAGLKVLRIINEPTAAALAYGLGRESGDREKKVLVFDLGGGTFDVSILEIAEGVFEVKATSGINRLGGDDFDERIMGYLIDRFKEETGIDLSEDRMALQKLKEESEKAKIELSEVYETEINIPFIAADENGPKHLQISLTRDLFEELVKDLVDKLEGPVLQALEDAGLSPGEIDDVLLVGGSTRIPLVQRKIREIVGKDPLRGVNPDECVALGAAIQAAMVKGEVKGIVLVDVTPLSLGVETVGGIFTKIIERNTPIPTSASRIFTTIADNQTTVEIHVLQGERPLAKDNISLGKFQLTGIRPAPRGVPRIEVTFSIDVNGIVHVRARDLDTGKEQKVEIKGAKALSEKEIERLLREAEKEREKDERKLKERDLRNRIENMIYLLKRKVGSLEKEEAERVNETLKEVKKRVESASLEELEDLSKLLEDLNRELIE
- a CDS encoding HEAT repeat domain-containing protein — translated: MQIEDLTPYYKALGLRVGASLDEVKRAFRRLALRYHPDIAGEELHEKYEEIVKAYHFLTRKVSLRRPKVEKNEKKKKLSRQAKEILCRLEKRVKRREWRIPLSLLLDRLKSDNIYLRREVAKHLSMRDEEKALEALVDLLKDDDNEIVKISLRALEKARFKPALSRVRDLIVDGKGPEIRWMAVEALVRIGGEEVLNLLLPLLKHPVTEVRLVAVRALGLLGDRRAACSLTSLLYVEQDAQVRTWIKRILENWRLK
- a CDS encoding histidine triad nucleotide-binding protein, producing the protein MRDCVFCRIIRGELPSEKLYEDGKVVVIKDINPQAPFHALVIPKEHVENVLEVEDGALFSHIFRVIRLVVERYGLAEKGFRIVNNCGYEGGQTVYHLHFHILGGRLMGWPPG
- a CDS encoding 30S ribosomal protein S21 produces the protein MAAEIVVGKNETIDDALRRFKKKCQRSGIISEMKRRSFYEKPSERRKRRSSRRRKK
- a CDS encoding DUF523 domain-containing protein, with the protein product MIGVSACLLGIPCRYDGKSKVERSVLQLFLRGIELFPVCPESWGGLSSPRPPAEIVGGDGKAVWRGNARVLDRTGKDLTAFFIRGAQRVLKVSRALHVSGFILKERSPSCGVNFIYDGTFSGKVKRGSGVLAYILRENGYKVISELEINRICEILGDIYV